A region from the candidate division WOR-3 bacterium genome encodes:
- a CDS encoding ABC transporter permease subunit encodes MKGIKAIFKKEFLSYFNSTIGYLWLIVFSWLNFWLFFRGFFLMPEADLRPMFNMFPVLFIIFIPAITMRLWAEEKKLGTIEILLSLPLRIEEIIVGKFLAAITFFGISLILTLPLPIILSFLGNLDWGRVLSGYLGSFLLGSTFISLGMFLSGFTKNQIVAFILAAAFSFLLYIIGEEAILSFISGFWAELLQNFSVKTHFESISRGVIDLRDIIYYLSFISLFIYANYLHLEVAR; translated from the coding sequence ATGAAGGGTATAAAAGCAATATTTAAAAAAGAATTTTTATCATATTTTAATTCTACAATCGGCTATCTCTGGCTTATAGTATTTTCGTGGTTAAATTTCTGGCTTTTTTTCAGAGGATTTTTTTTGATGCCTGAAGCTGACTTAAGACCTATGTTTAATATGTTTCCTGTTTTATTTATAATCTTTATACCTGCAATTACAATGAGACTCTGGGCAGAAGAGAAAAAACTCGGAACCATTGAAATTCTTCTATCTCTTCCATTAAGAATTGAAGAAATAATAGTTGGGAAATTTCTTGCAGCTATTACCTTCTTCGGAATCTCTTTAATTTTAACATTACCTCTTCCAATTATTTTATCCTTTCTTGGTAATTTAGACTGGGGTAGAGTTTTATCAGGTTATCTTGGTTCTTTTCTCCTTGGTTCAACCTTTATATCCTTGGGTATGTTTTTATCTGGTTTTACAAAAAATCAAATAGTAGCCTTTATTCTTGCTGCAGCCTTTTCTTTTTTACTTTACATAATAGGTGAAGAGGCTATACTTTCTTTTATATCAGGATTCTGGGCTGAACTTTTACAGAATTTTTCAGTTAAAACTCATTTTGAAAGCATTTCAAGGGGTGTAATTGATTTAAGAGACATAATTTATTATCTTTCCTTTATATCCCTTTTTATATATGCTAATTATCTTCATCTGGAGGTGGCAAGATGA
- the speE gene encoding polyamine aminopropyltransferase: MFFSEKQNKGTELRIKAKKILFRKKSKFQKIEIFESYDWGKVLMLDSLFMLTERDEFFYHESLVHPILSSIKNPENVLIIGGGDCGTLREVLKHPVKKVIQVEIDELVFKASLKYFPWVKKIYKDKRVSFIFEDAKDFIKNAEDKFDVVILDTSDPVGPAKVFYKKEFYEDLKKILKKNGGLAIQAESPIHHLKRIKKLYEILKDEYKSILPYLSPMPTYPGGLWLYLFVFNKKIKMLKPVRIPKNTRYYNKEIHFSGFKIPEFLKRIFGI, from the coding sequence ATGTTTTTTTCCGAAAAACAGAATAAAGGGACAGAACTGAGAATAAAAGCAAAAAAAATCCTTTTTAGAAAAAAATCAAAATTCCAGAAAATTGAAATATTTGAAAGTTACGATTGGGGGAAAGTTTTAATGCTTGATTCCCTTTTTATGCTAACTGAAAGGGATGAATTTTTTTACCATGAATCTTTGGTTCATCCAATTTTATCAAGTATTAAAAATCCTGAAAATGTTCTTATAATAGGAGGAGGAGACTGTGGAACCTTAAGGGAGGTTCTAAAACATCCTGTTAAAAAAGTTATTCAGGTTGAAATAGATGAACTTGTATTTAAAGCATCCCTGAAATATTTTCCATGGGTTAAGAAAATTTATAAAGATAAGAGGGTAAGTTTTATTTTTGAAGACGCAAAGGATTTTATTAAAAATGCAGAGGATAAATTTGATGTTGTAATATTAGACACTTCTGACCCTGTTGGACCTGCAAAGGTTTTTTATAAAAAGGAATTTTATGAGGATTTAAAAAAAATTTTAAAGAAAAACGGAGGACTGGCTATACAGGCAGAATCTCCTATTCACCACTTAAAGAGAATTAAAAAACTTTATGAAATTTTAAAAGATGAATATAAAAGCATTTTACCTTATCTTTCACCTATGCCCACTTATCCTGGAGGACTCTGGCTTTATCTTTTTGTTTTTAATAAAAAAATAAAAATGTTGAAACCAGTTAGAATTCCAAAGAATACAAGATACTATAACAAGGAAATACATTTTTCAGGATTTAAAATTCCTGAGTTTTTAAAAAGAATTTTTGGTATATAA
- a CDS encoding bifunctional nuclease family protein, with the protein MNFIFTFFILTKLIEVEVFDLIPQREGGYTLVLKEINSNSLLLISIGESEGISILRELNKMESRRPLTYELVNNIIEKLGAKIEKVTIDKFENETYFATIHLKQGKRKILIDARPSDAINLAIRKKAKIYVEEKVFEKMKIELKEEKKEKRI; encoded by the coding sequence ATGAATTTTATTTTTACTTTTTTTATTTTAACAAAATTGATTGAGGTTGAGGTTTTTGATTTAATACCTCAAAGGGAAGGTGGTTATACCCTTGTTCTTAAAGAAATTAACTCTAATTCCTTACTCTTGATTTCCATAGGAGAAAGTGAAGGAATATCAATTCTAAGAGAACTCAATAAAATGGAATCAAGAAGACCCCTAACCTATGAACTTGTTAATAACATAATAGAAAAACTTGGAGCTAAAATTGAAAAGGTCACCATAGATAAATTTGAAAATGAAACATATTTTGCAACCATACATTTAAAACAGGGAAAAAGAAAGATTCTAATTGACGCAAGACCTTCTGACGCAATTAACCTTGCTATAAGAAAAAAAGCTAAAATATACGTTGAGGAAAAAGTTTTTGAAAAAATGAAAATTGAACTTAAAGAGGAAAAAAAAGAAAAAAGGATTTAA
- a CDS encoding S8 family serine peptidase → MFLLLILSYIALGGYRWDPPSNLPRIPEELTKTSSNVYIILLKSPIYDFYKNEIENKGGKILHYVPQNAFAVRIKEQSVIENIKKLEFVEGIYIYQPAFKISPNIGKKIKVKGKKYENIYKNIFYVHFFEDVDFSKAENSLKNYGAQIIEEIKSLKHPVFVIKYEGDIKNLAFDDDIFWIEEKRPFFKMNDRTYWVIQNNVQNTSPIWNKGIHGENQVINIMDTGVDTASCFFGPDKIVWKESYTGFYTDACALGHGTHVAGTAAGYDQTNNLNQFKGMAYNAKLTVQYTGDNFFTCWLGALQIPDDLFTAFSNAYNHGARIFSNSWGGADTTVYTTFDEQVDNFMYTYQDAVCVFAAGNSGGSINQTTGQVLDSVHYRTVGPPGAAKNVITVGATPPPPKHDISAFYSSKGPAFDNRIKPDVMAPGGDCGNNAYNTDPNLYIRSADNDTVSNPTCDTIAYPFMGTSMATPAVAGAVALVRQYFTEGWYPSGIKNPSDAFIPSGALLKAMIIASAEQMNGTDPDQIDSREVHPIPDSSQGWGRIKLENSLYFQGDQDKLYVDDNSELSTGISKFYYVNASGGKLKIVLVWTDYPATAGSNFALINNLNLIVQGPGGTYYGNRFSNGESQTGGTKDNINPVEVFYLSNAPAGTYIVQVEGENIPHGPQKFALVITGRFSAVGVEEKIKDKEGLIKNYYLMKPVFSPASNSYIIRFGIPEKEKLKLSLIDISGREIAIIKEGIMEKGSYKILWNSKEIKKGTYFICLQTERRKIKEKLLKLD, encoded by the coding sequence ATGTTTCTCTTATTGATATTATCCTATATAGCTTTAGGTGGATACAGATGGGATCCACCTTCAAATTTACCCAGGATACCAGAAGAGTTAACAAAAACATCATCAAATGTGTACATTATTCTGTTAAAATCACCGATATATGATTTTTACAAAAATGAAATTGAAAATAAAGGTGGAAAAATTCTCCATTATGTTCCTCAAAATGCCTTTGCTGTTAGAATAAAGGAACAATCAGTTATTGAAAATATTAAAAAACTTGAATTTGTTGAGGGAATTTATATATATCAACCTGCCTTTAAAATATCACCCAATATAGGGAAAAAGATAAAAGTGAAAGGGAAAAAATACGAAAACATATATAAAAACATATTTTATGTTCACTTTTTTGAAGATGTTGATTTTAGTAAAGCAGAAAATTCTCTAAAAAATTACGGGGCTCAGATTATTGAAGAAATTAAATCCTTAAAACATCCTGTTTTTGTAATAAAATATGAAGGTGATATTAAAAATTTAGCCTTTGATGATGATATATTCTGGATTGAGGAAAAAAGACCTTTCTTTAAAATGAATGATAGAACTTACTGGGTAATCCAGAATAATGTTCAAAATACATCACCTATCTGGAACAAAGGCATTCATGGAGAAAATCAGGTGATAAATATAATGGATACAGGTGTTGACACTGCCTCCTGCTTTTTTGGACCTGATAAAATAGTATGGAAGGAAAGTTATACTGGATTTTACACTGATGCCTGTGCTTTAGGACATGGAACACATGTAGCAGGTACTGCTGCAGGTTATGATCAGACAAATAATCTAAATCAATTTAAGGGAATGGCTTACAATGCTAAATTAACTGTCCAATATACAGGAGACAATTTCTTTACCTGCTGGTTAGGAGCTCTTCAGATTCCTGATGACTTATTTACAGCCTTTTCTAATGCTTATAATCACGGAGCAAGAATTTTCTCCAATTCCTGGGGAGGTGCCGATACAACAGTTTATACAACTTTTGATGAGCAGGTTGATAACTTTATGTATACTTATCAGGATGCAGTTTGTGTCTTTGCTGCAGGTAATTCAGGAGGAAGTATTAACCAAACCACAGGGCAGGTTCTTGATTCTGTTCATTACAGAACAGTTGGACCGCCTGGTGCTGCTAAAAATGTAATAACAGTAGGAGCAACACCTCCTCCTCCAAAACATGATATTTCTGCCTTTTATTCAAGTAAGGGACCTGCTTTTGATAACAGAATAAAACCTGATGTAATGGCACCAGGTGGAGATTGTGGGAATAATGCTTATAATACTGATCCTAACTTATATATAAGATCAGCAGACAATGATACTGTTTCAAATCCAACCTGTGATACAATAGCTTACCCCTTTATGGGAACAAGTATGGCAACTCCTGCTGTAGCAGGTGCAGTTGCCCTTGTAAGGCAATATTTTACTGAGGGATGGTATCCTTCAGGGATTAAAAATCCTTCTGATGCTTTTATTCCATCAGGTGCACTTTTAAAGGCAATGATAATAGCTTCTGCTGAACAGATGAATGGAACCGATCCAGACCAGATAGATTCAAGAGAAGTTCATCCTATACCAGATTCTTCACAGGGTTGGGGAAGAATAAAACTTGAAAACTCTTTATATTTCCAAGGTGACCAGGATAAACTTTATGTAGATGATAATTCTGAGCTTTCTACAGGAATTTCAAAATTTTACTATGTGAATGCAAGTGGAGGTAAATTAAAAATTGTTCTAGTATGGACAGATTATCCTGCAACTGCTGGATCCAATTTTGCACTTATAAATAATTTAAATTTAATTGTTCAGGGACCAGGCGGAACCTATTATGGAAACAGATTTTCAAATGGTGAATCTCAAACTGGTGGAACAAAGGATAATATAAATCCAGTTGAAGTATTTTATCTTTCAAATGCACCAGCAGGAACTTATATAGTTCAGGTGGAAGGTGAAAATATCCCACACGGACCGCAAAAGTTTGCACTTGTTATTACAGGAAGATTTTCAGCTGTTGGTGTTGAAGAAAAAATTAAGGATAAGGAAGGTTTAATTAAAAATTATTATCTAATGAAACCTGTATTTTCTCCAGCTTCAAATTCCTATATAATAAGATTTGGAATTCCCGAAAAAGAAAAATTAAAACTTTCTCTAATTGACATTTCAGGAAGAGAAATTGCTATCATTAAGGAAGGAATAATGGAAAAGGGTTCTTATAAGATACTATGGAATTCAAAAGAAATTAAAAAGGGAACTTACTTTATTTGTTTACAAACTGAAAGGAGAAAAATAAAGGAGAAATTGTTGAAACTTGATTAA
- a CDS encoding multiheme c-type cytochrome, giving the protein MVKKTIFSVIIAGILFPLGLKASKCVTCHEKVTPLLVKQWKESKHSKNDVDCSVCHGEHTGAKDIDKLKMPTPETCANCHEQRVKEFKEGKHALGWIAMKAMPMVMHQPIQVTGEKGFKGCSGCHKIGLKSEEELKEAKFYYGTGSCDACHTRHKFSVEEAKDPRACRTCHMGFDHPQWEMWSTSKHGTIWEIEGNSGRAPTCQTCHMPDGNHAVMTAWGFLALRVPEDDKEWWDNRVNILKALGVLDDKGNPTERFEAVKLAKVARLTKEDWEKEREKMLKVCSNCHSQKYAREQLEASDAVLKEADKLMAEAIKTVKELYDKGILKKPENWKFAPDLLQFYEAKSSIEQELYVMFLEYRMRTFQGAFHANPDYMHWYGWAKMKESLQKIKDEAERLKREHKK; this is encoded by the coding sequence ATGGTTAAAAAAACAATCTTTTCTGTAATAATAGCGGGAATTTTGTTCCCGCTTGGTCTCAAAGCAAGTAAATGTGTAACCTGTCATGAAAAAGTTACTCCTCTTCTTGTAAAACAGTGGAAAGAAAGTAAGCACTCTAAAAATGATGTGGATTGCTCAGTCTGTCATGGTGAGCATACAGGAGCAAAGGATATAGATAAACTTAAAATGCCTACCCCTGAAACCTGTGCTAACTGTCATGAGCAAAGGGTTAAGGAATTTAAGGAAGGAAAGCACGCCTTAGGGTGGATAGCAATGAAGGCTATGCCAATGGTAATGCACCAACCAATACAGGTTACAGGAGAAAAGGGATTTAAAGGTTGTTCAGGGTGTCACAAGATAGGATTAAAATCAGAAGAGGAACTTAAGGAAGCAAAGTTCTATTATGGAACAGGTTCCTGTGATGCCTGTCATACAAGGCACAAATTCAGTGTTGAAGAGGCGAAAGATCCAAGAGCCTGTAGAACATGTCATATGGGATTTGACCATCCTCAGTGGGAGATGTGGTCAACTTCAAAGCATGGGACAATATGGGAAATTGAGGGGAATTCTGGAAGAGCGCCCACTTGCCAAACCTGTCATATGCCTGATGGGAACCATGCTGTTATGACTGCCTGGGGATTTCTCGCTTTAAGGGTTCCTGAAGATGATAAGGAATGGTGGGATAATAGAGTAAATATACTAAAGGCTCTTGGGGTTCTTGATGATAAGGGTAATCCTACTGAAAGATTTGAAGCTGTTAAATTAGCAAAAGTTGCAAGATTGACAAAGGAAGATTGGGAAAAGGAAAGAGAAAAAATGTTAAAGGTTTGTTCTAACTGTCATTCACAAAAATATGCAAGGGAGCAACTTGAAGCTTCTGATGCGGTTTTAAAAGAAGCAGATAAACTTATGGCTGAAGCAATAAAAACTGTAAAGGAACTCTATGATAAGGGAATTTTAAAGAAACCTGAAAATTGGAAATTTGCACCTGATTTGCTTCAGTTTTATGAAGCAAAATCATCAATTGAACAGGAACTCTATGTTATGTTTCTTGAATACAGAATGAGAACATTTCAGGGTGCCTTCCATGCTAATCCTGACTATATGCACTGGTACGGATGGGCAAAGATGAAGGAATCCTTACAGAAAATTAAGGACGAAGCAGAAAGACTTAAAAGGGAACATAAAAAGTAA
- a CDS encoding cyclic 2,3-diphosphoglycerate synthase produces MSKRVLILGAAGRDFHNFNVFFRDNPDYEVVGFTATQIPGIEGRKYPPSLAGKLYPDGIPIYLEDDMEKIIKEKKVDIVVFAYSDVSHIYVMNRASRALSAGADFWLLGPESTMIKSNKPIISVCAVRTGSGKSQTSRKVAQILRNLGKKVAVIRHPMPYGDLEKMKVQRFASLEDLDKYKVTIEEREEYEPHITRGSIVYAGVDYVEILKEAEKEADIILWDGGNNDFPFYKPDLHIVVADPLRLGHEETYHPGETNLRMADVIVINKVDSAPFENIYKLRMNIEKLNRKAIIIEAASPIFVENKEVIKGKRVLCIEDGPTLTHGEMDIGAAYIAAKKFGAKEIISPLPYAVGSIKETFEKYPQTQKVLPAMGYGEKQIEELKETIYRTPCEAVVIGTPINLASLFDIGKPWARVRYELQEIGEPTLEDLIKEFLGKL; encoded by the coding sequence ATGTCAAAAAGAGTTTTAATCCTTGGTGCTGCTGGGAGAGATTTTCATAATTTCAATGTTTTTTTTAGAGATAATCCCGATTACGAGGTTGTTGGATTTACAGCAACACAGATACCTGGTATAGAGGGAAGAAAGTATCCTCCTTCTCTTGCTGGTAAACTTTACCCTGATGGTATCCCCATTTATTTAGAGGATGATATGGAAAAAATTATAAAGGAAAAGAAAGTTGATATTGTTGTATTTGCTTACTCTGATGTTTCCCATATTTATGTTATGAATAGGGCTTCAAGGGCACTTTCAGCGGGTGCGGATTTCTGGCTTTTAGGTCCTGAAAGCACAATGATAAAATCAAATAAACCTATTATTTCAGTATGTGCCGTGAGAACAGGAAGCGGAAAAAGTCAGACTTCAAGAAAAGTTGCTCAAATTTTGAGAAATTTAGGAAAAAAAGTAGCAGTTATAAGACACCCTATGCCCTATGGTGATCTTGAAAAAATGAAGGTTCAGAGGTTTGCTTCATTAGAGGATTTAGATAAGTATAAGGTTACTATTGAAGAAAGGGAAGAGTATGAACCCCATATTACAAGAGGTTCTATTGTTTATGCAGGTGTTGATTATGTCGAAATTTTAAAGGAGGCGGAAAAGGAAGCCGATATTATTTTATGGGATGGTGGTAATAATGATTTTCCTTTTTATAAACCTGATTTACATATAGTTGTTGCGGATCCTCTTAGGTTAGGTCATGAGGAAACATACCATCCTGGAGAAACAAATTTAAGAATGGCAGATGTTATAGTAATAAATAAAGTTGATTCAGCTCCTTTTGAAAATATTTATAAACTCAGGATGAATATAGAAAAACTTAACAGAAAAGCAATAATTATTGAGGCAGCCTCTCCTATTTTTGTTGAAAATAAAGAAGTTATAAAAGGTAAAAGAGTTTTATGTATTGAGGATGGTCCAACTCTTACCCATGGTGAAATGGATATAGGTGCTGCCTATATTGCAGCGAAAAAATTTGGTGCAAAAGAGATTATATCTCCTTTGCCCTATGCTGTTGGTTCAATAAAGGAAACCTTTGAAAAGTATCCACAGACTCAAAAAGTTCTTCCTGCAATGGGTTATGGTGAAAAGCAGATAGAAGAACTTAAAGAGACTATTTATAGAACCCCCTGTGAAGCTGTTGTTATTGGAACTCCGATTAATTTAGCGAGTCTTTTTGATATAGGAAAACCATGGGCAAGGGTTAGGTATGAGCTACAGGAAATAGGCGAACCAACCCTTGAAGATTTAATAAAGGAATTTCTTGGTAAATTATGA
- a CDS encoding tryptophanase yields the protein MNFFFEPYKIKVVEPIFFTSKRERKKILEKAFYNIFKIPANKITIDLLTDSGTNAMSEHQWSKIMEADESYAGAESFERFCEEVKSFTGMDYVLPCHQGRGAERILAEYFSKKIKNPIVPSNTHFDTTKANLNYIGAETPDFVINEALDPEKYHPFKGNMNTDNLKIFLEKYHKRVPAVFLVLTNNSMAGQPVSLQNVKETREICEKFGIPLFLDISRIAENAYFIKKREEKNKSIKKIIREIISYSDLCYMSAKKDGISNIGGFIAVKDKKLYEELSMYLILWEGFPTYGGLSGRDLEAVAQGLKEATDEKYLEFRIKEVEFLGEELSKRGVPVYKPTGGHAVYVLAERVFDHIKRENFPGQVFSIALYLEGGIRVCEIGSLMHGKDAKFEFVRYAIPRRVYTESHLRYVAEVSKLVLENKNKWKGVKLIKESPYLRHFSAEFVLL from the coding sequence TTGAATTTCTTTTTTGAACCTTATAAGATAAAAGTAGTTGAACCAATTTTTTTTACTTCAAAAAGAGAAAGAAAAAAAATTCTTGAGAAGGCCTTTTATAACATTTTTAAAATCCCTGCAAACAAAATAACCATTGACCTTTTGACTGATTCAGGAACAAATGCAATGAGTGAACATCAATGGTCAAAAATTATGGAAGCTGACGAATCATACGCAGGTGCTGAAAGTTTTGAAAGGTTCTGTGAAGAGGTAAAAAGTTTTACTGGAATGGATTATGTTTTACCTTGTCATCAGGGAAGAGGTGCTGAAAGAATTTTGGCAGAGTATTTTTCAAAAAAAATCAAAAACCCGATAGTTCCTTCAAATACCCATTTTGATACAACAAAGGCAAATTTAAATTATATAGGTGCAGAGACTCCAGATTTTGTAATAAATGAGGCTCTTGATCCTGAAAAATATCATCCTTTCAAAGGTAATATGAATACTGACAATTTAAAAATATTTCTGGAAAAATATCATAAAAGGGTACCTGCTGTTTTTCTTGTTCTTACCAATAACTCAATGGCTGGTCAACCTGTATCACTTCAGAATGTTAAGGAAACGAGGGAAATATGTGAAAAGTTTGGAATTCCCTTATTTCTTGATATATCAAGGATAGCAGAAAATGCCTATTTTATTAAAAAAAGAGAAGAAAAAAATAAGAGTATAAAAAAAATAATAAGGGAAATAATTTCTTATTCAGATCTGTGTTATATGAGTGCAAAAAAAGATGGAATAAGTAATATTGGAGGATTTATTGCTGTTAAAGATAAAAAATTATATGAAGAACTTTCTATGTATCTTATACTATGGGAGGGATTTCCCACTTATGGAGGACTTTCAGGTAGAGACCTTGAAGCGGTTGCGCAAGGGTTAAAGGAAGCTACTGATGAGAAATATCTTGAATTCAGAATAAAAGAGGTGGAATTCCTTGGTGAGGAACTTTCTAAAAGAGGAGTTCCTGTATATAAACCAACAGGTGGCCATGCTGTTTATGTTCTTGCAGAAAGGGTTTTTGATCACATTAAAAGGGAAAATTTTCCTGGACAGGTTTTTTCAATAGCTTTATATCTTGAAGGAGGTATAAGGGTCTGTGAAATTGGTTCTCTTATGCATGGTAAGGATGCAAAATTTGAGTTTGTAAGATATGCTATACCAAGAAGAGTTTATACAGAATCCCATTTAAGATATGTTGCAGAAGTTTCAAAATTAGTTTTAGAAAATAAAAATAAATGGAAAGGAGTTAAATTAATAAAGGAAAGCCCATATTTGAGACATTTTAGTGCTGAATTTGTGTTACTGTAA
- a CDS encoding ATP-binding cassette domain-containing protein — protein MIEVKNLYKYYGEDPAVLGISFNVEKGEILGFLGPNGAGKTTTLRIITGFLYPTSGEVLIDGKKINEDPLYCKKKLGYLPEDNPLYTDLTPREYLSFCAEARGIENKNKKLEEVMEKTQIKEVWEKPIGELSKGYRQRVGIAQALLHDPEVLIMDEPTTGLDPVQIIEIRNLIKELSREKTILLSTHILPEVEMLASRVIIIHKGIIRAEGTPRELSKKFRSREIYFTLKGDEKEIREKFEKLDFVSSYEIKREGETVSGKFLPKENGDPREKFAKFAYENKFLILELYSKSLGLEEVFVELMKEEG, from the coding sequence ATGATTGAAGTTAAAAACCTTTATAAATATTACGGTGAGGATCCTGCTGTTCTTGGCATATCCTTTAATGTGGAAAAAGGAGAAATTTTAGGATTTTTAGGACCTAATGGAGCAGGTAAAACAACAACATTGAGAATAATCACAGGATTCCTTTATCCAACAAGCGGGGAAGTGCTTATTGATGGAAAAAAGATTAATGAAGACCCTTTATACTGTAAAAAGAAGCTCGGGTATTTACCTGAAGATAATCCCCTTTATACCGATTTAACTCCAAGAGAGTATTTAAGTTTCTGTGCAGAAGCAAGGGGAATTGAAAACAAGAATAAAAAACTGGAAGAGGTTATGGAAAAAACCCAGATAAAAGAAGTGTGGGAAAAACCAATAGGAGAGCTTTCAAAGGGTTATAGACAGAGGGTCGGAATAGCTCAAGCTCTTTTACACGACCCTGAAGTGCTTATAATGGATGAGCCCACAACAGGTCTTGATCCTGTTCAGATAATTGAGATAAGAAACTTAATTAAAGAATTATCAAGGGAAAAAACAATCTTACTTTCCACCCATATACTTCCCGAAGTTGAAATGCTTGCCTCAAGAGTTATAATAATTCATAAGGGAATAATAAGAGCTGAAGGAACTCCTCGTGAACTTTCAAAGAAATTCAGATCAAGGGAAATATATTTTACTTTAAAGGGAGATGAAAAAGAAATAAGGGAAAAGTTTGAAAAACTGGATTTTGTTTCTTCATATGAAATAAAAAGGGAAGGTGAAACAGTAAGTGGAAAATTTTTGCCTAAGGAAAATGGAGATCCAAGAGAAAAATTTGCAAAATTTGCTTATGAAAATAAATTTTTGATTCTTGAACTTTATTCAAAATCTCTTGGACTTGAAGAAGTTTTTGTTGAATTGATGAAGGAGGAAGGATAA
- a CDS encoding cytochrome c biogenesis protein: MKIKKEYILAFLALLTGFFTFYLSLLATPAERKMGDLVRIMYIHVPQAWISFLCFTLVFIFSILYLLKRELKWDILAETSGEIGVLFIILTLITGMLWAKSVWGHFWVWDPRLTTTLILFFLYTAYMIFRGFIETPDKRARFASVLGIIIYIDVPLVYFSVKLWRSVHPSAFTPGDVLITSSMRYALFLNVIPYVFLFVLIFLLRYKIAKRELKKLEETL, translated from the coding sequence ATGAAAATAAAAAAGGAATACATTTTAGCATTTTTAGCCCTTTTAACAGGTTTTTTTACTTTTTACCTTTCACTCTTAGCAACACCTGCTGAAAGAAAAATGGGAGATCTTGTAAGAATAATGTATATTCATGTTCCACAAGCATGGATTTCTTTTCTTTGCTTCACTTTGGTATTCATTTTCAGTATTTTATATCTTCTAAAAAGAGAATTAAAGTGGGATATACTTGCTGAAACATCAGGTGAAATTGGTGTTTTGTTTATAATCCTGACACTCATTACAGGAATGTTATGGGCAAAATCTGTTTGGGGTCATTTCTGGGTGTGGGATCCAAGATTAACTACAACCTTGATTTTATTTTTTCTTTACACTGCTTATATGATTTTCAGGGGATTTATTGAAACACCTGACAAAAGGGCAAGATTTGCTTCAGTTCTTGGAATAATAATTTATATTGATGTTCCTCTTGTTTATTTTTCTGTGAAACTATGGAGATCAGTTCATCCTTCTGCTTTTACACCTGGTGATGTATTGATAACATCATCAATGAGATATGCTTTATTTTTGAATGTTATTCCCTATGTTTTTCTCTTTGTATTAATATTTTTGCTTAGATACAAGATTGCTAAAAGAGAATTAAAAAAATTGGAGGAAACTTTATGA